A section of the Arabiibacter massiliensis genome encodes:
- the ettA gene encoding energy-dependent translational throttle protein EttA yields the protein MAEFIYQMHQARKAHGDKVILDDVTLSFYPGAKIGVVGPNGMGKSTLLKIMAGIEEVSNGDARLTPGYSVGILLQEPPLDEDKTVLENIEQAFGELKAKIDRFNAIGMEMAEPDADYDKLMDEMGELQDAIDAANGWDLDSQLSQAMDALQCPDPDEPVNHLSGGERRRVALCRLLLEAPDLLLLDEPTNHLDAESVLWLEKFLQNYPGAVLAVTHDRYFLDHVAEWICEVDRGSLFPYKGNYSTYLETKAARIEAQGQSQERLAKKLKNELEWVRSSPKARQAKSKARLAAYEKMAAEARANKKLDYNEIQIPVPPRLGAKVIEAEHLHKAFGDRVLIDDLSFKLPPNGIVGVIGPNGVGKSTLFKMIMGLEPVDSGTLDIGETVTISYVDQNREGIDPSALLWEVVSGGNDYMIVGDTEIPSRAYVASFGFKGSDQQKPAGVLSGGERNRLNLALTLKQGGNLLLLDEPTNDLDTETLASLEEALLAFPGCAVVTSHDRWFLDRVATHILAWEGTDENPGNWTWFEGNFDDYQKNRVERLGEEASRPHRIHRKLTRD from the coding sequence ATGGCGGAATTCATCTATCAAATGCACCAGGCGCGCAAGGCGCACGGCGACAAGGTCATCCTCGACGACGTCACCCTGTCGTTCTACCCCGGCGCGAAGATCGGCGTCGTCGGTCCGAACGGCATGGGCAAGTCCACCCTGCTCAAGATCATGGCCGGCATCGAGGAGGTGTCCAACGGCGACGCGCGCCTCACGCCGGGCTACTCGGTGGGCATCCTTCTGCAGGAGCCGCCGCTTGACGAGGACAAGACGGTGCTTGAGAACATCGAGCAGGCGTTCGGCGAGCTCAAGGCCAAGATCGACCGCTTCAACGCCATCGGCATGGAGATGGCCGAGCCCGACGCGGACTACGACAAGCTCATGGATGAGATGGGCGAGCTGCAGGACGCCATCGACGCCGCGAACGGCTGGGACCTGGACAGCCAGCTTTCCCAGGCCATGGACGCGCTGCAGTGCCCCGACCCCGACGAGCCGGTGAACCACCTCTCCGGCGGCGAGCGAAGGCGCGTGGCGCTCTGCCGCCTGCTCTTGGAAGCGCCCGACCTGCTGCTGCTCGACGAGCCCACGAACCATCTGGACGCCGAGTCGGTGCTGTGGCTCGAGAAGTTCCTGCAGAACTACCCCGGCGCGGTGCTGGCCGTCACGCACGACCGCTACTTCCTCGACCACGTGGCCGAGTGGATCTGCGAGGTGGACCGCGGCAGCCTCTTCCCCTACAAGGGCAACTACTCCACCTACCTGGAGACGAAGGCCGCCCGCATCGAGGCGCAGGGCCAGAGCCAGGAGCGCCTGGCCAAGAAGCTGAAGAACGAGCTGGAGTGGGTGCGCTCGAGCCCGAAGGCCCGCCAGGCCAAGAGCAAGGCGCGCCTGGCCGCCTACGAGAAGATGGCCGCCGAAGCGCGCGCGAACAAGAAGCTCGACTACAACGAGATCCAGATCCCCGTGCCGCCGCGGCTGGGAGCGAAGGTGATCGAGGCCGAGCATCTGCACAAGGCGTTCGGCGACCGCGTGCTCATCGACGACCTGTCGTTCAAGCTGCCGCCCAACGGCATCGTGGGCGTGATCGGCCCCAACGGCGTGGGCAAGTCCACCCTGTTCAAGATGATCATGGGGCTGGAGCCCGTGGATAGCGGCACGCTCGACATCGGCGAGACGGTGACCATCAGCTACGTCGACCAGAACCGCGAGGGCATCGACCCGAGCGCGTTGCTGTGGGAAGTGGTGTCCGGCGGCAACGACTACATGATCGTGGGCGACACCGAGATCCCGAGCCGCGCCTACGTGGCGAGCTTCGGCTTCAAGGGCTCCGACCAGCAGAAGCCGGCCGGCGTGCTCTCTGGTGGCGAGCGCAACCGCCTGAACCTGGCCCTCACCTTGAAGCAGGGCGGCAACCTGCTCTTGCTCGACGAGCCCACGAACGACCTCGACACCGAGACGCTGGCCAGCCTGGAAGAGGCGCTGCTGGCGTTCCCCGGCTGCGCCGTGGTGACGTCGCATGACCGCTGGTTCCTCGACCGCGTGGCCACGCACATCCTGGCCTGGGAGGGCACCGACGAGAACCCCGGCAACTGGACGTGGTTCGAGGGCAACTTCGACGACTACCAGAAGAACCGTGTCGAGCGCCTGGGCGAGGAGGCCTCCCGCCCGCACCGCATCCACCGCAAGCTCACCCGCGACTAA
- a CDS encoding nucleoid-associated protein — protein sequence MKINHAILHVFDFVSCVNVYAQEELDLASKNAKRYATSHAKKALGNIDAKRGEFAEDSLFAEELRAYFHGQRDFVGLSTQVAEFIATELGRMEKSESADLLVLDFEDDPDNTVREMDDEEAAAAYEARGKRYFAFMLLESRQAYMHEVGYSETGAQRVDVARHHAILPNPSQKVASFAVVESKSLSVSFCDKEREIAGERRWLIPDGLLQCSMEASSKEVFDTVARIVEEVAEEYGANTAVALSKAKAYVAGNADESDELAPWDLGEEVFEDEPLQRRFEQALAEEALPERVVVEKSVAKRVAKSHKIRTDTGIDITFPAEYGENPEFIEFVSGPNGLINIELKNIGRIENR from the coding sequence ATGAAGATCAACCACGCCATCCTGCACGTCTTCGACTTCGTGTCGTGCGTGAACGTGTACGCCCAGGAAGAGCTCGACCTCGCGAGCAAGAACGCCAAGCGCTACGCGACGAGCCACGCGAAGAAGGCGCTCGGCAACATCGACGCCAAGCGCGGCGAGTTCGCCGAGGACAGCCTCTTCGCCGAGGAGCTGCGTGCCTACTTCCACGGGCAGCGCGATTTCGTGGGATTGTCGACGCAGGTGGCCGAGTTCATCGCCACCGAGCTGGGCCGCATGGAGAAGTCCGAGTCGGCCGACCTGCTGGTGCTCGACTTCGAGGACGACCCCGACAACACGGTGCGCGAGATGGACGACGAGGAGGCCGCGGCCGCCTACGAGGCGCGCGGCAAGCGCTACTTCGCGTTCATGCTGCTGGAAAGCCGGCAGGCCTACATGCACGAGGTGGGCTACAGCGAGACCGGCGCGCAGCGCGTGGACGTGGCGCGCCACCACGCCATCCTGCCGAACCCCTCGCAGAAGGTGGCGTCGTTCGCGGTGGTCGAATCCAAGTCGCTTTCCGTGTCGTTCTGCGACAAGGAGCGCGAGATCGCCGGCGAGCGGCGTTGGCTCATCCCCGACGGCCTGCTGCAATGCTCGATGGAGGCATCGAGCAAGGAGGTGTTCGACACGGTGGCGCGCATCGTGGAAGAGGTGGCCGAGGAGTACGGCGCGAACACCGCCGTGGCGCTCTCGAAGGCGAAAGCCTACGTGGCCGGAAACGCTGACGAGTCCGATGAGCTGGCCCCGTGGGACCTCGGCGAGGAGGTGTTCGAGGACGAGCCTTTGCAGCGCCGCTTCGAGCAGGCGCTTGCCGAGGAGGCGCTGCCCGAGCGCGTCGTGGTGGAGAAGAGCGTGGCCAAGCGCGTGGCGAAGAGCCACAAGATCCGCACCGACACGGGCATCGACATCACCTTCCCGGCCGAATACGGCGAGAACCCCGAGTTCATCGAGTTCGTGAGCGGCCCGAACGGCCTCATCAACATCGAGCTCAAGAACATCGGCCGCATCGAGAACCGCTAG
- the cydC gene encoding thiol reductant ABC exporter subunit CydC, producing the protein MTRDEGLAAVLRRDAWVRPFFFRYRKALALALLLGVLTFAFASALMFTSGYLVSASAVVETILFLHLPLIFVRIFGVGKPILQYLERLTSHDWVLRMTSGLRLKLYEALERDAVFFRATHRTGDVLGLLAEDVGHIQNLYLRTVFPTVVAWLLWAIVVACLGWLSPWLGLAMLLVLGTAAFVAPLVSVLANAARQARHKALKNELYAELADNVLGVSDWVFAGRGEEYLTRHKAREREMRAIQERMERFGRRRDLALQAVFGLGAVLLLVWAGGRFGAEGGDAANWIAAFVLAFFPLIDAFAPLSSAAVEAGAYRDSIARLNDLPAPRADAAAAPVPQAPLDVRVEAATYAYPGGAGPVVDGLSLAVPQGQRVAVLGRSGAGKSTLASLVRGDIRPDAGSVTLGGVATADLGDDAARWIGVIQQRTYLFNMTLAENLRLGREDATDEELWEALAKVGLREMAERLPQGLDTMVDEAGLRFSGGERHRVALARVLLQDVPVVILDEPTVGLDPATERALLDTLFEALAGKTVIMVTHHLAGVSAMDRVVFVEDGRVELDGSPEELERTSERYRRLLAFDRGVA; encoded by the coding sequence ATGACGCGCGACGAGGGCCTGGCGGCCGTGCTGCGCCGCGACGCGTGGGTGAGGCCGTTCTTCTTCCGCTATCGAAAAGCGCTCGCGCTGGCGCTTCTCCTCGGGGTGCTCACGTTCGCCTTCGCCTCGGCGCTCATGTTCACGTCGGGCTATCTGGTGAGCGCCTCGGCCGTGGTGGAGACCATCCTGTTTCTGCACCTGCCGCTCATCTTCGTGCGCATCTTCGGCGTGGGCAAGCCCATCTTGCAGTATCTTGAGCGCCTGACCAGCCACGACTGGGTGCTGCGTATGACGAGCGGCCTGCGCCTCAAGCTCTACGAGGCCCTCGAGCGCGACGCGGTGTTCTTCCGCGCCACGCACCGCACGGGCGACGTGCTGGGGCTTCTGGCCGAGGACGTCGGGCACATCCAGAACCTGTATCTGCGCACGGTGTTCCCCACGGTGGTGGCGTGGCTGCTCTGGGCGATCGTGGTCGCGTGCCTCGGGTGGCTCTCGCCGTGGCTGGGGCTCGCGATGCTGCTCGTGCTGGGCACGGCGGCGTTCGTGGCGCCGCTCGTGTCGGTGCTGGCCAACGCGGCGCGCCAGGCCCGCCACAAGGCGCTGAAGAACGAGCTGTACGCGGAGCTGGCTGACAACGTGCTGGGCGTATCGGACTGGGTGTTCGCCGGGCGGGGCGAGGAGTACCTCACGCGCCACAAGGCCCGCGAGCGCGAGATGCGCGCCATCCAGGAGCGCATGGAGCGCTTCGGGCGGCGGCGCGACCTGGCGCTGCAGGCGGTATTCGGGCTGGGCGCGGTGCTCCTGCTCGTGTGGGCGGGCGGCCGCTTCGGCGCGGAAGGGGGCGACGCCGCCAACTGGATAGCCGCGTTCGTGCTGGCGTTCTTCCCGCTCATCGACGCGTTCGCGCCGCTGTCGTCGGCGGCGGTGGAGGCCGGGGCCTACCGCGATTCCATCGCGCGCCTGAACGACCTGCCCGCGCCGCGCGCCGACGCGGCCGCCGCTCCCGTGCCGCAGGCCCCGCTCGACGTGCGGGTGGAGGCGGCGACGTACGCTTACCCGGGCGGCGCGGGGCCGGTGGTGGACGGCCTCTCGCTCGCGGTCCCGCAGGGCCAGCGCGTGGCCGTGCTCGGGCGCAGCGGCGCGGGCAAGAGCACGCTCGCCTCGCTCGTGCGCGGAGACATCCGCCCGGACGCCGGCAGCGTGACCCTCGGCGGCGTGGCGACGGCCGACCTCGGTGACGACGCGGCGCGCTGGATCGGCGTGATCCAGCAGCGCACGTACCTGTTCAACATGACGCTGGCCGAGAACCTGCGCCTCGGGCGCGAGGACGCGACCGACGAGGAGCTGTGGGAGGCGCTCGCGAAGGTGGGCCTGCGCGAGATGGCCGAGCGGCTGCCGCAGGGCCTCGACACGATGGTTGACGAGGCGGGCCTGCGCTTCTCGGGCGGCGAGCGGCACCGCGTCGCGCTCGCGCGCGTGCTTCTGCAGGACGTGCCCGTGGTCATTTTGGACGAGCCCACGGTGGGCCTCGACCCGGCGACCGAGCGGGCGCTTTTGGACACGCTGTTCGAGGCGCTCGCGGGCAAGACCGTCATCATGGTCACGCACCACCTGGCCGGCGTGTCCGCCATGGACCGCGTCGTGTTCGTGGAAGACGGCCGCGTGGAGCTGGACGGCTCGCCGGAAGAGCTTGAGCGCACGAGCGAGCGCTACCGCCGTCTGCTCGCCTTCGACCGCGGCGTGGCCTGA
- the cydD gene encoding thiol reductant ABC exporter subunit CydD — translation MIDRALFALEGIRGALAALLALATARAALVVAQAWALASAIVHLWEGAPLLDQAPLIALFLACFVGGQGVRYAQDSFLDRYAYARIDDLRGKLLRAVFTEGSRIVQAEGSGSVSALVLEGIDQVETYLRLILPKIVCVVVVPLVVLLCTFPVDWVSGLIMLVMYPVIVFYMGLIGATAKAAASRQHDEYRRLSNHFFDSMRGIDTLKLLGQGRRHGERIFEVSERFREATVKTLRLATLSGSVLDLISTLSLAAVAIMLGFRLVDGSIAFFPALFVLVLVPEYFKPIREFASDYHASLDGKNALASIQAIVASAPAGDASEGEDSGGAGIPAWDEESVLELADVGFSYPGREALSGVSFAARGFERIGVIGASGSGKSTLVNLLGGFSAPSAGGVRAAGREVADLRDPSWQRQVLYIPQDPYLFHATLRENIAFYRPGASEEDVERAVGVVGLDALVAELPDGLDTVVGEGARALSGGQAQRIALARALLDRSRRILLFDEPTAHLDIETELELKERMLPLMEGRLVFFATHRLHWVHDMDAVLVLEDGRVAWFGPPSELAARDGALARVAARLEGGLA, via the coding sequence ATGATCGATCGTGCTTTGTTCGCGCTTGAGGGCATCCGCGGCGCGCTCGCGGCGCTGCTCGCGCTCGCGACGGCCCGCGCGGCGCTCGTGGTAGCCCAGGCGTGGGCGCTCGCGAGCGCTATCGTGCATCTGTGGGAGGGCGCGCCGCTTCTCGATCAGGCTCCGCTCATCGCCCTGTTCCTCGCGTGCTTCGTGGGCGGGCAGGGCGTGCGCTACGCCCAGGACTCCTTCCTCGACCGCTACGCCTACGCCCGCATCGACGACTTGCGCGGGAAGCTTCTGCGCGCGGTGTTCACGGAGGGCTCGCGCATCGTGCAGGCCGAGGGCTCGGGCAGCGTGTCGGCTCTCGTGCTCGAGGGCATCGACCAGGTGGAGACGTACCTGCGCCTCATCCTGCCCAAGATCGTGTGCGTCGTGGTGGTGCCGCTCGTGGTGCTTCTGTGCACCTTCCCGGTGGACTGGGTGTCGGGGCTCATCATGCTCGTGATGTACCCGGTCATCGTGTTCTACATGGGGCTCATCGGCGCCACGGCGAAGGCGGCCGCGTCGCGCCAGCACGACGAGTACCGCAGGCTCTCCAACCACTTCTTCGACTCGATGCGCGGCATCGACACCCTGAAGCTGCTCGGCCAGGGCAGACGCCACGGCGAGCGCATCTTCGAGGTGAGCGAGCGCTTCCGCGAGGCCACGGTGAAGACGCTGCGCCTGGCCACCCTCTCCGGCTCGGTGCTCGACCTCATCTCCACGCTCTCGCTGGCGGCCGTGGCCATCATGCTGGGGTTCCGCCTGGTGGACGGCTCGATCGCGTTCTTCCCGGCGCTGTTCGTGCTGGTGCTCGTGCCCGAGTACTTCAAGCCCATCCGCGAGTTCGCGAGCGACTACCACGCCTCGCTCGACGGCAAGAACGCGCTTGCCTCCATCCAGGCCATCGTCGCCTCGGCGCCCGCCGGCGACGCGAGCGAAGGCGAGGACTCGGGCGGCGCCGGCATCCCCGCCTGGGACGAGGAGTCCGTCCTCGAGCTCGCCGACGTGGGGTTCTCCTACCCGGGGCGCGAGGCGCTCTCGGGCGTGTCCTTCGCCGCGCGCGGCTTCGAGCGCATCGGCGTGATCGGCGCGAGCGGCTCGGGCAAGAGCACGCTCGTGAACCTGCTGGGCGGCTTCTCCGCGCCGAGCGCGGGCGGGGTGCGTGCGGCGGGCCGCGAGGTAGCCGACCTGCGCGACCCCTCGTGGCAGCGCCAGGTGCTCTACATCCCGCAGGACCCCTACCTCTTCCACGCCACGCTGCGCGAGAACATCGCGTTCTACCGGCCCGGCGCCTCCGAGGAGGACGTCGAGCGGGCCGTGGGCGTCGTCGGCTTGGACGCGCTGGTCGCCGAGCTGCCCGACGGCCTGGACACCGTGGTGGGCGAGGGGGCCCGGGCGCTCTCGGGCGGCCAGGCCCAGCGCATCGCGCTCGCCCGCGCGCTGCTCGATCGCTCGCGGCGCATCCTGTTGTTCGACGAGCCCACCGCGCACCTCGACATCGAGACGGAGCTGGAGCTCAAGGAGCGCATGCTGCCGCTTATGGAGGGGCGGCTCGTGTTCTTCGCCACGCACCGGCTGCACTGGGTGCACGACATGGACGCCGTGCTCGTGCTGGAGGACGGGCGCGTGGCCTGGTTCGGCCCGCCCTCCGAGCTGGCCGCCCGCGACGGCGCGCTCGCCCGCGTGGCGGCGCGGTTGGAAGGAGGCCTCGCATGA
- the murB gene encoding UDP-N-acetylmuramate dehydrogenase: MDRSMMRELLGAVVGAGRVREDEPMAAHTTFRIGGPADFLVEPRTVEEARAVYEACRAAGAPVCTVGLGSDLLVSDAGLRCVVVRIAENLSDVQVEGERLRVQAGASNAQVADVACAAGLAGYEFASGIPGTVGGAAIMNAGAYDGEFKDVCESLLCLTAAGDLVEVGAEEAAWSYRHSMMDEAGHVVLEAVLRLERDDPAAIRARMDDLARRRAEKQPLEMPSAGSTFKRPTGFFVGKLVQDAGLRGFRVGGAQVSEKHTGFVVNAGGATAEDVRALIAHVRARVLEDSGVRLESEVRMWGFDD; this comes from the coding sequence ATGGATCGATCGATGATGCGGGAGCTGCTCGGGGCCGTCGTCGGCGCGGGGCGCGTGCGCGAGGACGAGCCGATGGCGGCGCACACGACGTTTCGCATCGGCGGGCCGGCCGACTTCCTCGTGGAGCCGCGCACGGTGGAGGAGGCGCGCGCCGTGTACGAGGCCTGCCGCGCCGCGGGCGCGCCCGTGTGCACGGTGGGGCTCGGCAGCGACCTTCTGGTGTCGGACGCGGGCCTGCGCTGCGTGGTGGTGCGGATCGCGGAGAACCTCTCGGACGTGCAGGTGGAGGGCGAGCGGCTGCGCGTGCAGGCGGGCGCGTCGAACGCCCAGGTGGCGGACGTCGCCTGCGCGGCGGGGCTTGCGGGCTACGAGTTCGCGAGCGGCATTCCCGGCACCGTGGGCGGGGCGGCCATCATGAACGCCGGGGCCTACGACGGCGAGTTCAAGGACGTGTGCGAGTCGCTCCTCTGCCTCACGGCCGCAGGCGACCTCGTGGAGGTGGGGGCCGAGGAGGCCGCGTGGTCGTACCGGCACTCCATGATGGACGAGGCGGGGCACGTGGTGCTCGAGGCCGTCCTGCGCCTGGAGCGCGACGATCCCGCGGCCATCCGCGCGCGCATGGACGACCTCGCGCGGCGGCGCGCGGAGAAGCAGCCGCTCGAGATGCCGAGCGCGGGCAGCACGTTCAAGCGCCCGACGGGGTTCTTCGTCGGCAAGCTCGTGCAGGATGCGGGCCTGCGCGGATTCCGCGTCGGCGGCGCGCAGGTGTCGGAGAAGCACACGGGCTTCGTGGTGAACGCGGGCGGCGCCACCGCCGAGGACGTGCGCGCGCTCATCGCGCACGTGCGGGCCCGCGTGCTCGAGGACTCCGGCGTGCGCCTCGAGTCCGAGGTGCGCATGTGGGGCTTCGACGACTGA
- a CDS encoding helix-turn-helix transcriptional regulator: MPFGLRAGSFREEGALRVILGFACNQGFVFSLFYLGQNRAVGAGAFAFERADLLGALSCMLLSFALLRAASPRARDALLARPLLWCYAGLLVLGSLVPSLAGAGAAAGAIVVESLLVGVPAGLMLAAWGRALGGRPVERSVPEVLVASGVAAAICLAVAAIPVPGALAALKLLPLGSALALRGLVSAVAPGRGERAEGSGVLRLGDLVATREQRAETARLSKKIIAGTVLYGLAAGFMETFGSDPGMASTPAFAATLLLLVVFCLAALQLLAGGLSGGAEVGEADAEGPLDGVYRLAILVMMAGFLFVPVLGAFGVPGEAIVLAGYLGLTCVLVSLFLVMAKITGQDAALSFARGFAALYAGELAGIVLGNGIELLEPQGQAPYAVAAFAGLAALFAYLFLFTERDFRALSVIVREADRFDDACAAIACEFGLSKREGEVLPLALKGRTGERIAAELFISKSTVETHLRRIYSKTGTHGRQQLIDLGERTLRSLSRR; encoded by the coding sequence GTGCCGTTCGGCTTGCGCGCCGGAAGCTTTCGCGAGGAGGGGGCCCTGCGGGTGATCCTCGGGTTCGCCTGCAACCAGGGGTTCGTCTTCTCGCTGTTCTACCTGGGGCAGAACCGCGCGGTGGGGGCGGGTGCCTTCGCGTTCGAGCGCGCCGACCTTTTGGGCGCGCTTTCGTGCATGCTGCTGTCCTTCGCGCTTCTGCGCGCGGCCTCGCCCCGCGCCCGCGATGCGCTTCTGGCCCGGCCGCTTCTGTGGTGCTACGCGGGGCTGCTCGTGCTCGGCTCGCTCGTGCCCTCCCTGGCCGGCGCCGGGGCTGCGGCGGGGGCCATCGTGGTGGAGAGCCTGCTCGTGGGCGTGCCCGCGGGGCTCATGCTGGCGGCGTGGGGCCGCGCGCTCGGGGGGCGGCCGGTCGAGCGCTCCGTGCCCGAGGTGCTCGTGGCCTCCGGCGTGGCGGCCGCCATCTGCCTGGCCGTCGCGGCCATCCCCGTGCCCGGGGCCCTCGCCGCGCTCAAGCTCCTGCCCCTCGGCAGCGCGCTCGCCCTGCGCGGGCTCGTCTCGGCCGTCGCGCCCGGCCGCGGGGAGCGCGCGGAGGGCTCGGGCGTCCTCAGGCTCGGCGACCTCGTGGCCACGCGCGAGCAGCGGGCCGAGACGGCGCGGCTCTCGAAGAAGATCATCGCCGGCACCGTGCTCTACGGCCTGGCCGCCGGATTCATGGAGACGTTCGGGTCGGATCCCGGCATGGCCTCGACGCCCGCCTTCGCGGCGACGCTGCTTCTGCTCGTGGTGTTCTGCCTCGCGGCCCTGCAGCTGCTCGCAGGCGGGCTCTCGGGCGGCGCGGAGGTGGGCGAGGCGGACGCGGAAGGGCCCCTTGACGGCGTGTACCGCCTGGCCATCCTCGTGATGATGGCGGGCTTCCTGTTCGTGCCGGTGCTCGGCGCGTTCGGCGTACCGGGCGAGGCCATCGTGCTCGCGGGCTATCTGGGCCTCACCTGCGTGCTGGTTTCGCTGTTCCTGGTCATGGCGAAGATCACCGGGCAGGACGCGGCGCTGTCGTTCGCCCGCGGGTTCGCGGCGCTCTACGCGGGGGAGCTCGCGGGCATCGTGCTCGGCAACGGCATCGAGCTTCTCGAGCCGCAGGGCCAGGCGCCCTACGCCGTCGCTGCGTTCGCCGGGCTGGCGGCGCTGTTCGCCTACCTGTTCCTGTTCACCGAGCGCGACTTCCGGGCGCTGTCGGTGATCGTGCGCGAGGCCGATCGCTTCGACGACGCGTGCGCGGCCATCGCCTGCGAGTTCGGGCTGTCCAAGCGCGAGGGCGAGGTGCTGCCGCTCGCGCTCAAGGGGCGCACGGGGGAGCGCATCGCCGCGGAGCTGTTCATCTCCAAGAGCACGGTGGAGACGCACCTGCGGCGCATCTATTCGAAAACGGGCACGCACGGCCGCCAGCAGCTCATCGACCTGGGGGAGCGCACGCTGCGCTCGCTCTCGCGGCGATGA
- the tatA gene encoding twin-arginine translocase TatA/TatE family subunit — protein MKLLGMGVPELLIILAVILLIFGPKNLPKLGASLGKTVRNLREGLGSDKAEEAMELAVEDVEDEDEPEPVRAAPKKTVKVAKKAEQTA, from the coding sequence ATGAAACTGTTAGGCATGGGAGTTCCCGAGCTCCTCATCATCCTCGCCGTGATCCTGCTCATCTTCGGCCCCAAGAACCTTCCGAAGCTCGGCGCGTCGCTCGGCAAGACCGTGCGGAACCTGCGCGAGGGCCTGGGCTCCGACAAGGCCGAGGAGGCCATGGAGCTGGCCGTCGAGGACGTCGAGGACGAGGACGAGCCCGAGCCCGTCCGCGCTGCCCCCAAGAAGACGGTCAAGGTGGCCAAGAAGGCCGAGCAGACCGCCTAA
- a CDS encoding FAD-dependent protein yields MGAQETDIVIVGAGPAGIFCALELVRRGFPGRITMLDKGLAVEERSCPKLSVGRCVGCEPCRITTGFSGAGAFSDGKLSLSPEVGGDLPDLIGADAARTAIGEVDGIYLAFGADERVEGAGARPEVDDIRRRAIKAGLKLVDCPLRHLGTERARDLYARIERHLVESGVDVRFRTQCTQVLVEGDVCRGVAAEGPEGPFELHARRTVVATGRRGADWLERMCREHAIAHSSGPVDIGVRVEVRNEIMQTVNDVLYESKLIGYPKPFKNKVRTFCQNPGGYVSQENYDGGLAVVNGHSYKDRKSPNTNLAILSSHNFSEPFDQPIAYAQKVGELANMLGDGSILVQRFGDILDGKRTWKKELDRGNVVPTLPDAVAGDITAAMPYRAMTNIINFILAVDEVVPGFASPETLLYAPELKFYSNRVKMDARFETSVRNLRCLGDSSGWTRGLMMASVMGHLAGGYAAEEL; encoded by the coding sequence ATGGGCGCACAGGAGACTGACATCGTCATCGTAGGAGCGGGGCCCGCGGGCATCTTCTGCGCGCTCGAGCTGGTGAGGCGGGGCTTCCCGGGGCGCATCACGATGCTCGACAAGGGGCTGGCCGTGGAGGAGCGCTCCTGCCCGAAGCTCTCGGTCGGCCGGTGCGTGGGCTGCGAGCCGTGCCGCATCACCACCGGATTCTCCGGCGCGGGCGCGTTCTCGGACGGCAAGCTGTCGCTCTCGCCCGAAGTGGGCGGCGATCTGCCCGACCTCATCGGCGCGGATGCGGCGCGCACGGCCATCGGCGAGGTGGACGGCATCTACCTGGCCTTCGGCGCCGACGAGCGCGTGGAGGGCGCCGGCGCGCGCCCCGAGGTGGACGACATCCGCCGCCGCGCCATCAAGGCGGGCCTCAAGCTGGTGGACTGCCCCCTGCGACACCTGGGCACCGAGCGCGCCCGCGACCTCTATGCCCGCATCGAGCGGCACCTGGTGGAATCGGGCGTCGACGTGCGCTTCCGCACCCAGTGCACGCAGGTGCTCGTGGAGGGCGACGTCTGCCGCGGCGTGGCGGCGGAGGGCCCCGAGGGCCCCTTCGAGCTGCACGCGCGGCGCACGGTGGTGGCCACCGGCCGGCGCGGCGCCGACTGGCTCGAGCGCATGTGCCGCGAGCACGCCATCGCGCACTCGTCGGGACCGGTGGACATCGGCGTGCGCGTCGAGGTGCGCAACGAGATCATGCAGACGGTGAACGACGTGCTCTACGAGAGCAAGCTCATCGGCTATCCCAAGCCGTTCAAGAACAAGGTGCGCACGTTCTGCCAGAACCCTGGCGGCTACGTGAGCCAGGAGAACTACGACGGGGGCCTCGCCGTGGTGAACGGCCACTCCTACAAGGACCGCAAGTCGCCCAACACGAACCTGGCCATCCTGAGCTCGCACAACTTCTCAGAGCCCTTCGACCAGCCCATCGCCTACGCGCAGAAGGTGGGGGAGCTCGCCAACATGCTCGGCGACGGCAGCATCCTCGTGCAGCGCTTCGGCGACATCCTGGACGGCAAGCGCACGTGGAAGAAGGAGCTCGACCGGGGCAACGTCGTGCCCACGCTGCCCGACGCCGTGGCCGGCGACATCACGGCCGCCATGCCCTACCGCGCGATGACCAACATCATCAACTTCATCCTGGCCGTGGACGAGGTGGTGCCGGGCTTCGCATCGCCCGAGACGCTGCTCTACGCGCCGGAGCTCAAGTTCTACAGCAACCGAGTGAAGATGGACGCGCGCTTCGAGACGAGCGTGCGCAACCTGCGCTGCCTGGGCGACTCGAGCGGCTGGACGCGCGGGCTCATGATGGCGAGCGTGATGGGGCACCTTGCGGGAGGCTACGCGGCCGAAGAGCTGTGA